AAAACGGAACAACATTGTGGTAGGCGAGGAAAACTCTTACTAGAGCTGTTGTTTATCTAATGTTGAATGTTTTCaaacttcattatattaatgagtCACATTTGACCCTGTCGGTGTCCCactaatcaattaattttcaacGCTCCCGTCGGTCGTTATTATCTCTAATATTTCCATTACCAAATAttgaacaatttaaatgaGCGAGGGGTTTCAGATCAATAAAACGCAGATTCAAGTTTAGCATCAATACAGTTTCCATGTTTATTTGGTCACTCGTTCGTTGTTGACTCAACGTGGCCGCGAGCGATGACATTCATCTTTATTAATCTAAACTGACAACACTATCATGTAATGTGACACAATCCTACACTGGACGAAGAATAAAATAGCGCAGAACAGCTTCTTAATATATTGACGTCGACATTATTGTACACTAACATTAAGTAAGCTTGTATCTCCTGTCGTGCCTTTACCTGTGTGTCGTACATATTAAGCAAATTGAATCCAATGAACTCAAACCGACGTACTGCGTTGTTGTGACAGACTACTGATTGTGTATCAATGAAATAGAAGGTGACAAGTAGGTATATACTTCTCGTGCAAGCCGAGCTTAACGTGTAGTTATTTTCAAACCATTCGACCTGCAGGTGGAACAGATCCGCGCTTGGGTGCAGGAGCTGGAGAGCAACACGCGGCTCGTCCGTCGTCTGCACTCCGACCCCACATATCACAACGACAAACGTTGGTAGACTCACACTTTCAATTCCTGATAATAACTTCTAAATGGAATATCTCTGTCACAACGTAACGTATGTTCCGTTTTCATTCCAGAGTTACAGGAGCAGCTGGACTCACTGGTCACCAGATCCAACGCTCTGGGCACGAAGGCGCTGGGGGCTCTCCGTCAGCTGGAAGCTCGCGAGCGTGAGGCTGGCCGAGGGGCGGAGGAATGGCGCGGGGCGGCGGCGAGGATCGTGCGACTGCAGTACGCCGCTACACGTCGCCTCACCTCCGACGCCCTCGACAGACACACGCACGCTTTGCAGCTGTTGAAAGACTATCAGCTCAGCTTACTGAAGGATCAAATCAACATCGGTTAGCGTTATCTGTGCaccttgaaaattattttgaaactctttgaaattaattaattgtgttCGATAAAATTAGTACCTAATGCATGTCTTACAAATACaatcattgttatttttaaaaaatcaattttttccaaaaaatttttttttttttggtttactTCATTAgagcaatattaattattaaataaataaccattACACATGAAAGTTCTCGGTGGTTAAGTTTCATGTCAGTATTTCGTCTCTGGAATCCTTACAGCGCCAGCAGGGTCGATGAACTGTAGTTACCTACTTAAGTTGTATTAGAGCTGTGTTAAATTCACTCTCAACGTGTTAAATGATTGTTCCGCGTGAGACGCGGCGGTCAGTGCCACGGAGTTCCATAAACCGAAACTCGTACAACAGAGAAATTATCGATGCTAGGAATTATGATCTCATTACTGATtgtgattatttaattgacTTTTCTCTCGTTTCCAGCAAGCCTCGCAATAACAGATGAAGAATGTGAACAACTTTTGGAATCAAATAACGTTTCGTTATTCGTGGATAATGTATGATgtgttttgtattgttttttatgttaaaattataacacattAAACGGTCTTGTGTGGGTCTTGTGTAGTTACGGGCGGAGACGGCGGAAGCTCGCCTGGCCTTGCGCGAGGCGGAGGCGCGTCGTGATGAGCTACAGAGAGTGGAGTCCTCTCTGAAGACCGTGAGGGACCTGTTCACACAGCTAGCACATCTCGTCGCCACCCAGGTCCGATTGATTGGCTAGTACCGTCAccttaacattaatttaacttaacaaattataacacaaaataataacaatttaaatatcacatttcttttttcataGCAAGAGCATTTGGATAGCGTTGAATACTTTGCTTCACAAGCGACGGAACATGTGGAGTGTGGAGGCCAGGAACTGCTCAAGGGTACGATCAGCCGAAAGAAAGCGAAAAAGGTGATTATTTTCCTAAGTGAATACCGTTAAATAAATAGAGTTCTATAATGaggtgttaaatataaaattccttatatttcagaaaaaaatggGATTGATAATTTGTCTCGCTTCAGGAGTTCTCATAGTTCTGATGGTTCTTATATACACATGAGACAAAGATGTAGGTCTCACGAGGAATGTGACGGACGCTTCGAGAGGGACAAGCAAAGCAAAACAGATCgaatcttttgtattttacttattagtaCCACCtagtcaatataattaataaattattatttttttttaagttatttttgattGAGTACGACTTTCATACTTGTAACgactaagtatttttaatatggatcTGTTCAACAAACCCAGtagtataaagtaattttattggcGCTTTTATAACACAAGTCAGTCAAAACGGCGCATTGAACTGATTTAATGATTAGAAATCTCTGTTATGTTTTAGTAGAAAGGAAATTCGGCCTCTTGAGTTTAAGCTTGATGCGGGTACCTGCACCAAGCCGACAGGAAGAAGTTTCCATCGTGCCCATACTGTAGCACGGCGGAGGATACAGCAGATATAACATAGCCTGGTGGTGTGGCTATCTTTGACCACACAGGGATTTGACTTAATGACTTTAGTGGTTCGAAACTTTTGTTTCCGAAGAGGATTATGTCTCTGGACTGGACTAGAGAACCGTTCTGTTCCACTTTTTCATAGTAGCATGTTGCAGGCAAGAAGTTAATTACTCCGCCTTATTCCTCCTGGTGATGGCGAGATGGCTCCGCGAAGACTCGACTCGGTGTACAAACCTTCAAGCGATCATTGGGTTTCATCGCTATTGATATGACGATTTGGAGGAGGAATCTGGCCGCCAAGCGGTTGGGGAATCCCTCAAGTTATCCTTCCTTCTACAGGTCCCTTGCAATTTTCCAGcaaatatagatataacttaaaataatatataaatataaacaacaatgAGGCATatcaatgagatctaagattttcgcgagtattcatttaaatgaaactagtaatattcggatttactacgcggattttataaaggaatgttactcttgattggtctcaagaattggctcactttcttatgtggtttgtaaatagttttaatggaaaccttcttcaagatgttgcctattctgtcagtaactcccttcacatatggtagtatcgcaggttgtcgttcaactgtgggtggcttcaggtggttcttacaacaagcgggtgtatacaaactcgactgtgactgtggcttgtcatacattggacagacgaagaggagcatcggtacaagggttaaggaacacatctcagacatcaaaaacaggcgcgcgtcgaagtcagcagtgtgtgaacacacaatggacaaaccaggccactacattcgttttgataaatcTCAAATCCtggctcgggaagacaagtatataccgagattaattcgcgaggctattgaaattaaaaaacatcccaatttcaatagagaagatggctggaatctatcaaacacctgggaccccgttcttaaaaatataaaatcccatgtccgaaaccacaccgcaggacctcaagacaccgtgagcgcattctgccggcatccagagcggtacgccagaaaattaagaaatcgatggcggtagatgataaataacaagggccaactgacagacattcacacctcgtctgaccgtgatcacggttgctgcaaagtaaccgaaacgtcgggattatgtagtttttaaataataaaatccgcgtagtaaatccgaataatactagtttcatttagaggCATATCAATTTGTGCAGAAGCGAGCTGTGCGAATATGTATACCACCAGGCAGTCCGTGACTCGTTAGAAGTTGAAAAAGTTGGGTCGCGCTTCACTGCACAAGGGGATATCTTTCTACCAAGAAACTTTTGAATACGGAAAAGTCATGTCAGGAAAATGACCAAACCGTTCGTTGTTTTAATGGCAGACTATTCGCAACAGGTGATATTGTGACTCCTTATCCCAACAAGGCCGTGATTTTGGTTACAAGGAGTCCCCCGCCTGATATTATGTACTAGAGGCTGGAGTTTGTGGTAGCGTACCAGGTGATTCcataaattcttaaatctAATGGCTGTCTTTATCCGTGGTAAAGGAATATTGTGACCCCCTTCTCgaatcattttaatgttagttaagttttttatatttcatataaaaaaaagaaatctgtttttttgtccttgtattttatttccaaaatcataaaatttgtcTGAGAGAAAAGCTAAGAGCTCAAAGCATGAAGTGACAGAAATAGCTGTAATTACCACGACACGACACTTATGGTTTTGACGTGGCGTGTAAAGAACCTCCTcctcaaagtaaaaaaaaattatgttatgtaatatggaaatataatatatgtatatcggCGCAATTGCTATTATctgaataactaataattgagggtagttgaaattattagGTGCcacccgcataaccacctgggTAGCCACCAGTGctagtgtagtcacaacaatgttggtataaatagaggcgagagtaCAGATTACAGGGGAGTCacgctcgagccgttgcagggtacgaacctcttcgaagtaaggggTTCGTCAAACCGTCTATAGGGTTGCCTTCGACTAATTGGTGAATTCTTACGTatcaatatacattattatatttattcagaaTTAAGACTACGTTCCTGAATGTAAAGTAACCTGCGTGCCCGGTTTAGACTCAAAGAAGAGCCAGCCGACGAAAAAATCCCAATAAGTACAGTAAAGCGAAGCTCCGACCATTCAAATTCGGCACCAATAGCTTGTCACACGATAGGATTTCTTGTCCACAgatttgaatagaaaaataaagaattcacTAACAAAACACTTCACAGCGAAAATGATCAAATTAActtcattaataatgaaaGCGAGAGACGAAGGAGAGGGTAATATTATTACCATCTACATGACTATCCGGTTGCGGATTATTTCagaccaatatatatatgttataggcgctgctttttaaatatcggCGAGAGAATTCAAGAAAATACCGTCTTACAATCGAAACGTGTCTGTATTAATTCCTAACAGAGATTTCCTATGGACTTAAAAGCAGAGATATGCCGCACCATGGATGTAGAGCAATCTTGATTGCgggagagggagaggaaagggtgggaaaaggcaggaaagggtgggaaaatgGAAAGGGCAATAGGCTGGCTCGCTTATCAAATGAAACACAGACATTAAAGAAAACTTCACGCCGTTCTTCTTGGCGAGGGTAGTACTTCCCCTGTAGAGCCCGCCCAGTGCGAGATATGGTTACTTGAACACATGacatatagattataaacatTGCTTATTTCATAGCAAAGAGAAAAGCTTTTTGAACTAATTTGTAACTGTCGGAGATATGTTCCATAgtgtgaaaaaattatatacaagttacaactctttttaatttgattatatatatgttgtggAAGACGTTGCCTGTTgtgcaaaaatataacatcatgATTCATGTAGTATATTTGATGAAGTTGTTTCAGGATTCAGTATAAAGTGATTAGGATTCAGTATAACGTATTTGCATAATATGAtgtatcggcgcaagcagcttcaatgacggatgcaacatgaaaataactcacggctggcatcaattactataacaacttattggtcgtcgttactattgttaaaagtaaaacgaaatcaaagaggatagaactatgtttgaattctggtataaataagacgtctggacgcacgacagcggacggCGGacagaattgaagtttcattttaaaatatctggaacttactgaaacaagtgacattagagacgtcagcgaggctggcgtcctgtctttaaaataatcctactactattataaaggcgaaagtttgtaagtatggatgtatggatgtttgttactctttcacgtaaaaactactgaatggatttgaatgaaactttacCACAATATAGCTTATACATCAGAATAACACATAGGCTACAATTTTTGAGGTTTTTAATGTGaggtcgtaaaaaaaaaccacatTTTTTGCGCTTACATTGCAAACGCTGACTGAATCCTACAAGatatatcaaaacaatttactacaGTATTGTACAATTTAATAAGGTCTATGTATGGTATATGTTTATCTCTTAGGAATAACCCAcaataaccattttttatcctttactTTGTACGAGAAATAATGGCTTATTTACGAAGCGATTTTAAGCAATACAGTATTAATCCTTATccaattaagtatcttaaatacattgtgcatttaataaagatcaatATAGCTTTTTACagcatgtaaattaaataaatattttcgaagatATCACAGATTTAAAATGCAGAGTCATAGCAATTTCGGCGATAAATACCGTTTCGGTGATAAAAACCGGCAGCGGCGCCAGGCGAACGGGGCGTGGGGGGAGCGGGGTAGGTGCGGTGGGGAAGAAGTGGCTGATCGCTGAGTGCGCGACCCGAACGCGGGCAGACGCGTGAGGGCAGACGTCGTTGACGGTTGTGTCCGTTTTGCGAATTTTCAAGGCACTAGCGATTTGATAAAAACGTATGGTCGCctactttaagtaatatagGCCTAAGGTTAGTTATTGCCAGGTTTCTTTTTGGTTAGGAGTTACACGTACAAAAAGATACTTCATTtttacgaattacttcattgataattcaattactatatatggggttttccaatagggacgcttgaactttgacagctgattgcggccatgttgtttgagtgatagctgtcaaatgcagtgtgttatattcattccctcctcccaaaccaccatggcaggttacagtgtcgagcagcacgtgcaaatcataaaattgttttatgaaaatgggtcttcagttcgagcaacgttccgcgcacttcgcccgttttacggtcgcgatgatcgtcctgccgagtcgactatccgtcgattggtggacaaattcgagtcaaccgggtcagttaaaaatcagccggttcccgtgcgtcaacgtaacgcgagatctgccgagaatatcgccgctgtgcgcgacagtgtcctcgaaaacccgctgcagtcaattccgcgtcgcgcacaggaactcggcctttcgcagacgacaacttggcgaattttgcgttgtgacttgagcctgcacccgtacaagatccagctgacccaagagctcaaggttaatgaccatagacagcgccgtg
The genomic region above belongs to Danaus plexippus chromosome 4, MEX_DaPlex, whole genome shotgun sequence and contains:
- the LOC116768504 gene encoding syntaxin-1A-like produces the protein MRSKDRLDELRRLASSKGQECEVLVEPPALPAPQTHLDGLLKEVEQIRAWVQELESNTRLVRRLHSDPTYHNDKQLQEQLDSLVTRSNALGTKALGALRQLEAREREAGRGAEEWRGAAARIVRLQYAATRRLTSDALDRHTHALQLLKDYQLSLLKDQINIASLAITDEECEQLLESNNVSLFVDNLRAETAEARLALREAEARRDELQRVESSLKTVRDLFTQLAHLVATQQEHLDSVEYFASQATEHVECGGQELLKGTISRKKAKKKKMGLIICLASGVLIVLMVLIYT